The following proteins come from a genomic window of Micromonospora zamorensis:
- a CDS encoding TolB family protein, whose translation MTAMSTRAKIGVVVASAVLLGGVAAGYVAMAAEPAPPPPPAAGDQAVTLTPGPRLLAITDRYVSTVATADPAGSRTVSGLECLRVYAAAGTGVCLKPETAWSYRMVVLDAALRETRAISVPGLPNRARVSASGRMVSWTTFVGGDSYTSSGFSTRTGILDTTTGVTVASLEEFAITRDGRSYRHPDVNYWGVTFTADDNRFYATMSTGGRRYLVRGDLAARTVETLKENVECPSLSPDGTRLAFKEAIDADPAKGWRLSVLDLATMRVTATAETTSVDDQAAWLDDTTLAYTLRQSDGRPDVWSVPADGSGAPKLVIPGAESPSPLT comes from the coding sequence ATGACCGCGATGTCGACCCGAGCCAAGATCGGTGTGGTGGTCGCCTCGGCCGTGCTGCTGGGCGGTGTGGCCGCCGGCTATGTGGCCATGGCGGCGGAACCTGCCCCGCCGCCGCCTCCTGCCGCCGGCGACCAGGCGGTCACCCTGACACCCGGCCCGCGCCTGTTGGCGATCACCGACCGGTACGTGTCCACCGTCGCGACGGCCGACCCCGCCGGGTCGCGTACGGTCTCCGGCCTGGAATGCCTCCGGGTGTACGCCGCCGCCGGCACCGGTGTCTGCCTGAAGCCGGAGACCGCGTGGTCGTACCGGATGGTCGTGCTCGACGCGGCGCTGCGCGAGACGCGGGCGATCAGCGTGCCGGGCCTGCCGAACCGGGCCCGGGTCTCGGCCTCCGGCCGGATGGTCTCCTGGACGACGTTCGTCGGTGGCGACTCCTACACCTCCAGTGGCTTCTCCACCCGCACCGGCATCCTCGACACCACCACCGGCGTCACGGTGGCCTCACTCGAGGAGTTCGCGATCACCCGGGACGGCCGGAGCTACCGCCACCCGGACGTCAACTACTGGGGTGTCACCTTCACCGCCGACGACAACCGCTTCTACGCGACCATGTCGACCGGGGGCAGGAGGTATCTCGTGCGGGGTGACCTCGCGGCCCGTACGGTCGAGACGCTGAAGGAGAACGTCGAGTGCCCGTCGCTGTCACCGGACGGCACCCGGCTCGCGTTCAAGGAGGCGATCGACGCCGATCCGGCGAAGGGTTGGCGTCTCTCGGTCCTCGACCTGGCGACCATGCGGGTCACCGCGACGGCCGAGACGACAAGCGTCGACGACCAGGCCGCGTGGCTCGACGACACCACGCTGGCCTACACGTTGCGGCAGAGCGACGGCCGCCCGGACGTGTGGAGCGTCCCGGCCGACGGGTCAGGGGCACCGAAGCTGGTGATACCCGGGGCCGAGTCGCCGTCCCCACTCACCTGA
- the mmsB gene encoding multiple monosaccharide ABC transporter permease → MTSIKTPSTERPTPPDSTPAAALHSGTSDLRALVLNNLRQSGIYVALVVIVGLFAILTDGVLLSPGNITNIVLQYSYILVLAIGMVILIIGGHIDLSVGSVVALTGAVSAVLVIQQGYPWWVGVLAALAVGVAVGAWHGFWVAYAGIPAFIVTLAGMLLFRGLTLRVLDNISLSPFPSEYQQVAAGFLNGLLGGNGFDAFTLLIGAVAVAGYAVSGFRTRVARIRYQQPVESFPLFVARVVVVGAVIMYFAWQLAHARGLPIVLIILAVLVLVYGLLTRRTVFGRQVYAIGGNLSAAALSGVKVRTVNFWMFVNMGFLAAVAGVIYSSRSNGAQPAAGNMFELDAIAAAFIGGAAVTGGVGTVVGAMVGGLIMAVMSNGMQLMGIDQSTQSVVKGLVLLVAVAFDVYNKRRAGTAR, encoded by the coding sequence ATGACCAGCATCAAGACCCCTTCGACGGAGCGCCCGACGCCCCCGGACAGCACACCCGCCGCCGCCCTGCACAGCGGGACGAGCGACCTGCGGGCGCTGGTGTTGAACAACCTGCGGCAGAGCGGGATCTACGTCGCGCTGGTCGTCATCGTCGGGCTCTTCGCGATCCTGACCGACGGGGTGCTGCTGAGCCCGGGCAACATCACGAACATCGTTCTCCAGTACTCGTACATCCTGGTGCTGGCGATCGGGATGGTCATCCTGATCATCGGCGGGCACATCGACCTGTCGGTCGGGTCGGTCGTCGCGCTGACCGGAGCGGTGTCCGCCGTCCTGGTGATCCAACAGGGCTATCCCTGGTGGGTGGGCGTCCTCGCCGCGCTCGCCGTCGGTGTCGCGGTCGGTGCCTGGCACGGCTTCTGGGTGGCGTACGCGGGCATCCCGGCCTTCATCGTGACCCTGGCCGGCATGCTGCTGTTCCGGGGCCTCACCCTGCGGGTGCTCGACAACATCTCGCTGTCGCCGTTCCCGTCGGAATATCAGCAGGTCGCGGCGGGCTTCCTCAACGGCCTGCTCGGCGGGAACGGTTTTGACGCTTTCACGCTGCTGATCGGTGCCGTCGCGGTGGCCGGTTACGCGGTGAGCGGCTTCCGCACCCGCGTGGCGCGGATCCGCTACCAGCAGCCCGTCGAGTCGTTCCCGCTGTTCGTCGCCCGGGTCGTCGTGGTCGGCGCGGTCATCATGTACTTCGCCTGGCAGCTGGCGCACGCCCGTGGCCTGCCGATCGTGCTGATCATCCTCGCGGTCCTCGTGCTGGTCTACGGCCTGCTCACCCGGCGTACCGTCTTCGGCCGCCAGGTCTACGCGATCGGCGGCAACCTGTCGGCGGCGGCGCTGTCCGGCGTGAAGGTCCGGACCGTCAACTTCTGGATGTTCGTCAACATGGGCTTCCTGGCCGCGGTGGCCGGCGTCATCTACTCGTCGCGGTCGAACGGCGCCCAGCCCGCCGCCGGCAACATGTTCGAGCTGGACGCGATCGCCGCGGCCTTCATCGGCGGTGCGGCGGTCACCGGTGGTGTCGGCACCGTCGTGGGCGCGATGGTCGGTGGTCTGATCATGGCGGTGATGAGCAACGGCATGCAGCTGATGGGTATCGACCAGTCGACCCAGTCGGTGGTGAAGGGTCTCGTCCTGCTCGTCGCCGTCGCCTTCGACGTCTACAACAAGCGCCGGGCCGGCACGGCCCGCTGA
- the mmsA gene encoding multiple monosaccharide ABC transporter ATP-binding protein, which yields MDDTILEMRRITKTFPGVTALEDVTLAVRRGEIHAICGENGAGKSTLMKVLSGVHPSGSYDGEILFDGKPMQFRGIRDSEANGIVIIHQELALVPYLSIAENIFLGNERRGRSGLIDWNFANAEAAKLLASVGLHENPVTPVIQLGVGKQQLVEIAKALSKKVRLLILDEPTAALNDIDSAHLLDLLRALKEQGITCIMISHKLNEITAIADSTTVIRDGRAVETLDMKSDEVTQQRIIRGMVGRDLDSFYPDRESSPGEEVLRIEDWTVRHPVQDRKVVEGVGLSVRAGEVVGIAGLMGAGRTELAMSVFGRSYGRDISGRLFVRGREVHARTVAEAIDNGIAYVTEDRKRYGLNLIDDVRRNVSAAALDRLSRLGWVNGNEEIKVAEASRKEMNIRTPSVMAVVGKLSGGNQQKVVLSKWLFTDPDVLILDEPTRGIDVGAKFEIYTIINRLVAAGKAVIVISSELPELLGMCDRIYTLAAGRITGEMPVAEATQESLMELMTKDKELVG from the coding sequence ATGGACGACACCATCCTGGAGATGCGCCGCATCACCAAGACCTTCCCCGGCGTGACCGCGCTGGAGGACGTCACCCTCGCGGTGCGTCGCGGGGAGATCCACGCCATCTGCGGGGAGAACGGCGCCGGCAAGTCCACCCTGATGAAGGTGCTGTCCGGCGTCCACCCGTCCGGCTCGTACGACGGTGAGATCCTCTTCGACGGCAAACCGATGCAGTTCCGGGGCATTCGCGACAGCGAGGCCAATGGCATCGTCATCATCCACCAGGAGCTCGCCCTGGTGCCGTACCTGTCGATCGCGGAGAACATCTTCCTCGGCAACGAGCGGCGTGGCCGCAGCGGGCTCATCGACTGGAACTTCGCCAACGCCGAAGCGGCGAAGCTGCTGGCGTCCGTCGGGCTGCACGAGAACCCGGTCACCCCCGTCATCCAGCTCGGCGTCGGCAAGCAGCAACTGGTGGAGATCGCCAAGGCGCTGTCGAAGAAGGTGCGTCTGCTCATCCTCGACGAGCCGACGGCCGCACTCAACGACATCGACTCGGCGCACCTGCTCGACCTGTTGCGGGCCCTCAAGGAGCAGGGCATCACCTGCATCATGATCTCGCACAAGCTCAACGAGATCACCGCCATCGCCGACTCGACCACCGTCATCCGGGACGGGCGCGCCGTGGAGACCCTGGACATGAAGTCCGACGAGGTGACCCAGCAGCGCATCATCCGGGGGATGGTCGGGCGCGACCTGGACAGCTTCTATCCCGACCGAGAGTCGTCCCCCGGCGAGGAGGTCCTCCGGATCGAGGACTGGACGGTGCGGCACCCGGTCCAGGACCGGAAGGTCGTCGAGGGCGTCGGCCTGTCCGTCCGCGCCGGCGAGGTCGTCGGCATCGCGGGTCTGATGGGCGCCGGGCGGACCGAGCTGGCGATGAGCGTGTTCGGTCGCTCGTACGGCCGTGACATCAGTGGCCGGCTGTTCGTGCGCGGGCGCGAGGTGCACGCGCGTACCGTCGCCGAGGCGATCGACAACGGCATCGCGTACGTCACCGAGGACCGCAAGCGGTACGGCCTCAACCTCATCGACGACGTGCGGCGCAACGTGTCCGCCGCCGCGTTGGACCGGCTGTCCCGCCTGGGCTGGGTGAACGGCAACGAGGAGATCAAGGTTGCCGAGGCGAGCCGCAAGGAGATGAACATCCGGACGCCGAGCGTCATGGCGGTGGTGGGCAAGCTCTCCGGCGGCAACCAGCAGAAGGTCGTGCTGTCGAAGTGGCTGTTCACCGACCCGGACGTGCTGATCCTCGACGAACCCACCCGAGGGATCGACGTCGGCGCCAAGTTCGAGATCTACACGATCATCAATCGGCTGGTGGCCGCCGGTAAGGCGGTGATCGTCATCTCCTCCGAGCTGCCGGAGCTGCTCGGGATGTGCGACCGCATCTACACCCTCGCCGCCGGCCGGATCACCGGTGAGATGCCGGTGGCCGAGGCGACTCAGGAGAGCCTCATGGAGCTGATGACCAAGGACAAGGAGCTCGTCGGATGA
- a CDS encoding DUF7594 domain-containing protein: MDIRFARPPLTLATAAVLVVASAAVVLTGSVAASAASVTFTPVADTYVQSDTASTSYGTSTQIVVDNSPVRRSFLRFTVSGVSGTVTGAKLRLRTISGNSGSDAGGTFRRMSNTTWSETGTTWNNQPTIDGATLGTVGAVSGNTWYEVDVTAAVTGNGTYSFGATSSSGDGAYYDTRESGADAPQLVVTTGTTPPPSGDPVLVGAGDIADSGSGDSATATLLDNIPGTVFTTGDNVYDSGTASQFSSYYEPTWGRHKTRTRPSPGNHDYNTSGATGYYNYFGTSAGPSGRGYYSFDLGNWHIVSLNSNISMSAGSTQEQWLRADLTASSKPCTLAYWHHPLFTSSSNHAPSTSTRPLYQALYDHNADVVVWGHNHVYERFAPMNPSGGADASRGMRSFVAGMGGASHYGFGTIQPNSEARNSSAWGVLKFTLHSGSYDWQFVPVAGQTYNDSGTGNCH; the protein is encoded by the coding sequence ATGGACATTCGATTCGCCCGCCCACCGCTGACGCTGGCAACGGCCGCGGTGCTCGTCGTCGCCAGCGCCGCCGTCGTCCTCACCGGCTCGGTCGCGGCGTCGGCGGCCAGCGTGACGTTCACGCCGGTCGCCGACACCTACGTCCAGAGCGACACGGCCTCCACCAGCTACGGCACGTCAACGCAGATCGTGGTCGACAACTCGCCGGTGCGGCGCTCGTTCCTGCGCTTCACGGTGAGCGGCGTCAGCGGCACGGTGACCGGCGCCAAGCTGCGACTGCGCACGATCAGTGGCAACAGCGGCAGCGACGCCGGTGGCACGTTCCGCCGCATGTCCAACACGACGTGGTCCGAGACCGGCACCACCTGGAACAATCAGCCGACCATCGACGGGGCCACGCTCGGCACGGTCGGCGCGGTCAGCGGCAACACCTGGTACGAGGTCGACGTCACGGCGGCGGTCACCGGCAACGGCACATACAGCTTCGGTGCGACCTCCTCCAGCGGCGACGGCGCCTACTACGACACCCGCGAGAGCGGGGCCGACGCCCCGCAGCTGGTGGTCACCACCGGGACCACGCCGCCCCCGTCCGGGGACCCGGTGCTCGTCGGCGCCGGCGACATCGCGGACTCGGGTTCCGGCGACAGCGCCACCGCGACGTTGCTCGACAACATCCCGGGGACGGTCTTCACCACCGGCGACAACGTCTACGACAGCGGCACCGCGTCGCAGTTCAGCAGCTACTACGAGCCCACCTGGGGTCGACACAAGACGCGCACCCGCCCGTCGCCGGGCAACCACGACTACAACACCTCGGGAGCGACCGGCTACTACAACTACTTCGGTACGTCCGCCGGCCCGAGCGGCCGCGGCTACTACTCGTTCGACCTCGGCAACTGGCACATCGTGTCGCTCAACTCGAACATCAGCATGTCGGCCGGCTCGACCCAGGAGCAGTGGCTGCGCGCGGACCTGACCGCCAGCAGCAAGCCGTGCACGCTCGCGTACTGGCACCACCCGCTGTTCACGTCCAGCTCCAACCACGCGCCGTCGACGTCGACGCGTCCGCTGTACCAGGCGCTCTACGACCACAACGCCGACGTCGTGGTGTGGGGGCACAACCACGTGTACGAACGGTTCGCGCCGATGAACCCCTCCGGCGGCGCGGACGCCAGCCGGGGCATGCGCAGCTTCGTCGCCGGGATGGGCGGTGCGAGCCACTACGGCTTCGGCACCATCCAGCCCAACAGCGAGGCGCGCAACAGCTCGGCGTGGGGTGTCCTGAAGTTCACCCTGCACTCCGGCAGCTACGACTGGCAGTTCGTGCCGGTGGCCGGGCAGACCTACAACGACAGCGGCACCGGCAACTGCCACTGA